The Odocoileus virginianus isolate 20LAN1187 ecotype Illinois unplaced genomic scaffold, Ovbor_1.2 Unplaced_Scaffold_18, whole genome shotgun sequence sequence CGTGCCCTTCCAGGCTGTGTCGGCCATGGTGGGGAACCCTTGCTCTGGGCAGGCAGCCAGCTTGGCTCCGGCAGCCTTCCTGGACCCTGCCCTCAGGAGGTCTGGGCTCTTTAGAGCCTAGAAGTGCGGGGCTCCTGGGATAGAGGGGGCGAGAGCCATGGTGATGGCTGGCCCACTGGCCTAAGGGGGCACACCATCCCCTGCCCCAGAGAGCTTGCTTCGCACGGCCAGCAGCCCTGACAGCCTCCGCTCTCGGGCACCCATGATCACCCCGGATCAGGAGACAGGAACCAAGCTGTGGCACTTAGTGAAGAACCATGACCACGCCGACCACCGAGAGGGTGACCGTGGCAGCAAGATGGTCTCAGAGATCTACCTGACGCGGCTGCTGGCCACCAAGGTGCGCCTGCCCTGTGCCATCCTGGCCTTAGTGCGGGTCCCTTCTGTCCTGGACTTGGCACTCAGGCTGGCCCCGGCTGCCTGGGGAAGGGGCCACTGGATTGTTCCAATGCCAAGGGACTGTCTTAAGGCCTTGGCTATGGGAACTACCACCCTGAGGTCAAGGCGAAGTCTATCTGAGGGGTGTTGTTAGCCGGGCAGAGAAGCCCTACTCGCTGTCAGGCCTCTCCATCCCCATCTGTCCTGCTGTGGGAACATTTCCCCATGGCTCCCTGTCAGCTGGTGCCCTTGCTGTGCCCCTGCAGGGTACACTGCAGAAGTTCGTGGACGATCTCTTTGAAACTGTGTTCAGCACAGCACACCGGGGCTCAGCCCTGCCACTGGCCATTAAGTACATGTTTGACTTCCTGGACGAGCAGGCTGACCAGCGGCAGATCAGTGATCCCGACGTGCGCCACACCTGGAAGAGCAACTGGTACCACTGTGCGCTGGCCCTCCAGGCCAGGgctgggtgggaagaggaggCTTGGCTGGTACTTGGGGACCTTGGTCAGGGTGAcagtgggggctggggctgggctgctCATCCCAGCAGGGGAGGACAGTGGCTAGGCATCGATGGTGCCACCAAGTAGGGAGAGCAAGGGTCTGTCACTCTGCCAGGGGTTTGGGCAGCTGGGATGCAGATAGTGCTGCCCGCACTCAGAGGTGCCCTTGACTGACTGGGCCTGGCTGCTCACCTGGTGATACCACTGGCACAGAGCAGAGATGCTGGAAGCCTGGCCCAGggggtgaatgtgtgtgtggggaACATTGAGATCACCAAGGCCAGAATGCCATTCCCTCTTACTTCTCACTGCTTGAAGTCAggccaaaaattaaagaaaaggcCGCTAACTCTCAGTGTGTGTCATCTTGCCGCCTGTGGGCCTGTGGAGGTGAGCAGACAGGAGGGTGTGGCACGGGGAAACTGGGGAGCTGCGGGCCTTTGTCCCTCTGTCTAGCCTGCCCCTGCGCTTCTGGGTGAACGTGATCAAGAACCCGCAGTTCGTGTTCGACATCCACAAGAGCAGCATCACGGACGCCTGCCTGTCGGTGGTGGCCCAGACCTTCATGGACTCCTGCTCCACGTCGGAGCACCGCTGGGCAAGGACTCGCCCTCCAACAAGCTGCTCTATGCCAAGGACATCCCCAACTACAAGAGCTGGGTGGAGAGGTGGGCCccagtgtgtgtgggtggggggccTGGACACCCACAGGACATAGCTACTGGGTGAGGGTAGAAGCTAGCCCTGCCCAGGCTGGCTCATATTAATGGAGGGCCACCTTCAGGAAGGAGTCCCAGAGGCTGGCCTGGCAGCCAGGACAAGGGCTTTGACTTTTGCAGCAGATGCCAGCATGACTTCTTCGGGATCCCATTAGGTACTACCGGGACATAGCCAAGATGGCATCCATCAGTGACCAGGACATGGATGCGTATCTGGTGGAGCAGTCCCGTCTCCATGCAAGTGACTTCAATGTCCTGAGTGCACTCAGTGAGCTCTATTTCTACGTCACCAAGTACCGTCAGGAGGTGCGTGCCACCCCCGCAGGCCCCTCGAGTTTGAGAGTGCAGCCAGTTGCAAAAGCAGGGGTGTGATGGGAGTCAGGGGTACCAGCTCTTGGATTACTCACAATTCCTCCCACAAACAAGCCCTCAGGATGGCAAACGTGACACTCTGTAGATGTGGGGAGGTGAGGGCCCCAGGAGAGAAGCTACTGGCTGAAGCACCAAGTTCTGGTTGGGAGAAAGTAAAGGGCCAGGAACGCAGTGGGGGCcagaggtgggcagggtcaggccACCTGCCTGATTTGTGCCTGGAGCCTCAGTAGACAGGGAAGCCAGAGGGTGGGCTTCAGGACTGGGCTCCTGGTTGGAGATGAGAACCGGTGAACCTCAGCTGGACACAGGCCTGAGAGCCCTGAGCCTGGAGGAGCTCACCAAGGGGTTCCCCGGGCAGCTAGATGGATCCATGGCCCAGGCACTGAGCCCTGGGGTCCTGGGACACTCTGACATGGCAGAGCAGAAGGGGAGCTGGCTGTGGAGTCTTGAGGAGGGTCGGGAGGGACACTCCCCACCAAGTGCCACACGGGCCCGGATCACATGCgtgaggacccccccccccccccccccgccgccagTTGTCAGGAGTAATGGGCTATCGGGTGCTGCCCATGGTCAATGGAGATGAGGCCCGAGAAGGCCTGCTGCTTTGGATGGGAGAGGTCTAGGGTGGGATTGGGGGTCTGCAGGGGACGGGAAAGGGAAGCCTCGAGTCCACATCACCCCTGGACAGGGCTGCATGCTGGCCATGGAGAGGAGGGACGAGAGTTGTGCGGTTGGAGGAGGATTTGGGGTCAAAGAGGGGCTGTTCGAAGGCCACGTGCCCAGGGTCCTGGCCAGCAGGGAAGGACACCCTGAGACCTGAGGGAGGGGAAAGCTTGCCCTGAGGAGCAGGGGGCTTGGCTGGGAGGAACAGCCCGCCGCCCCTGAGAGCCCAGCTCGGGGCCTGCTTCACAGGTTCTCAGCGCCCTGGACCGAGATGCCTCTTGTCGGAAACACAAGCTGCGCCAGAAGCTGGAGCAGATCATTGGCCTCGTGTCCAGCAACAGCTAAGGGCGGCCGACCCGGAGAGAAGGGTGCATCTCAGTCCTGAGACAGTCTCCCGTCCAGGGGGCGTCTCAGGCCTGGGTCCCGGGCTGAGCCTCGGATCAGGTGGAACCGGGCCGAGACACCCCCAGCACAGCCCGGGGCCCTTCATTAGTGCCTTGCTTTGGGCCCTGCATGGGGAGGGGGCGACCGGACCAAGCCCCCCACCACAGCAGCAGCAatacccccaccctccccctgctCTCCTGCCCAGTCTGGTGATCACCCCTTGCTATTTATGCCCCAACcacctatttatttaatttatctcCACTCACCTCTCCATCTGTAAATAAGCGTTCCCCCTTACCCGCCCCCCCTGCCCCAGATGTCCCAACCTCACTCACCTCCTCTCCTTGAGTCCTCCCGGCTCCCCTTGAGACAGGGTCAGCCTTGGCCTCACCTCtagccctgccccttcccctggcTGCCCCCGCCCATCTCCAAAAGAGGGCCTGGACACCAGCAGCACTCGGGGTAGGCAAGGCACCAAAGGTGCCCTCAGACTACGACTCTGCAGAAGGGGTACCCCTGCAGCTGACACAGAAGCCCGTCCAGACTTCTCGGGCTGGGCCTGGGCCTTCTCCCAGGCCGTGTTCTCTGAGGCCTGGAGAGCTTGAATCAGCTCCTGCCAGGGCCAGATCTGGGCCTGGGGGCACCAGACTCTGCTCCTCTGGGCCCTGCTGCCAAACTCCGTCTGTGGGGTCTGCACGCCCCCTGGACCACTCACCCTCCGCTGCCCTGCCCTGCGCAGAGGTGGCAGTGCCTTACTCCTTTGTTCTTCTGCCTCCTTGGAGGAACCCGGCCCTGGTCCATGCTCCTACAAACCCGATTtgccccctttttcttttctgcatgaGATTTTCTTTGaccctgtcattttttttcctaattaaatgTTGGGAAACAGAGTTGGTGTGTGGCTTTGTTCTCGGGGCAGGTGGAAGCAGGTGGGGAGACTGTCAGACTCTGCTTGAGCTGAATGCCATCTACGGGAGGAAAGGTGACTTCTTGTGGGGTTTCTGAGGATCTGAGGTGGTCCAGGGCGGCCATGTCCAATCCATCAACGAGGCCGGGTGGCTCCACCATTAAGACATGTTCAgaagccactcccttctccccacctccactgccCCTGAGTGGTCCAAGCTGCCCTTGTCTCTTGCCTGGATGCCAGTCTCCCCATTTCTGCCCTGGCTGCCCTGAGCCTCTTCTCACCATGGGAGGCACCGGGACCCTGTTAATAAACATGGTGGCCCTTGTCCCCATTCTGTTCAAAATGGTCCAGAGCTTCATGGCCACCAAACACCTTTATGTCTGCCAACTCTTTCCTGTCCCAAGTGCATTGCAGTCATTGTGCCCCTGtgcagtgctgtgctgtgctgagtccctcaactgtgtctgagtcttttcgactccatggactcccaccaggctcctctgtccatgggattccccaggcaagaatactggagtgggttgccatttcctcctccaggggatcttctggaccagggatcaaaccctcatctcttgcacctcccacactggcaggtggattctttactactacaccacctgggaagcccctaatggTGACACTAATGTGGGGGAAACCAGAATTCTGGTGGGAGGGTATTTTATAGAGAATAATTTCACATACTTCAGATTGAGAGCTTTAAATATTTAACTAATTCTACTTCTTGTAATCTTAATCATTCATGCAAAGATCTATATACAAGCATTCCACTGAATCATTACCTATAATATGGCaaagactgaaaataatttaaacattcaATAATGATTTTGAAGAGTTTTTAGAAAAAAGTTCATGTTAGATGAGAAATACCAGGAAAAATGCTAAACTTGCACAATATCAAATATTATTGTTACATGTTTACTATGTAACTATAAAACTCAGAAAATGCTCCAAAATATTGAAAGTAGTAAATAACTGAATGAGACAGGACCTATTCTCCTCCATTTCTTAGATTATCTTCACTTACACTGTACTACTTGACTATCTGAATCACAGAACCCTCCAGTCTAAGGACAAAGGCAAGAATTTTGAGGGTGCTATAGTTGAAAATAAACTCATCAtacatcaattttattttcagtagttAAGAGACATTTAAGCACCAAACAATGCAAGTGGACCTTGAGCACCGAAGGGCCAGTACAGGCAAAAGATGAGGTCCTCATAATAATTCGGCAACTAATGCAGGAATCACTGCCCTAGTAAGGATGCACTGTCAAGGAAGGGCCACCAGGTCAGACCTTAACCCCCCTTTCCCTAGCCCTGGCTTAGTGGGCAACAAGGGGCCCAAAGCGCTGCATGGTTCGCATCACCAGAGAAAGCTGGTCCAGAAAGTTGACAATGGAGATTCGAAGGAGGCGGCAATCTTCAGCTCTCCAGCAGctgaaagtgacagaaaaagaaaatcaaggtgGAGATGGGCCCAGCGCACTGCGTCACCTCCATAAACGCAGCCCTTGAAGTGTGTCCAAATAGAGCACCCCCGGCGAGCTTGGTCACTTTCTACCACTTCCAACCAGCCCCTTTTCCAACTTACACCGCTAGGACACTGCCGCTCACTCTGAGCTCCTTCCCAACCGCCCCACGGTGAGGTTCGGCATCTGGGGCCAGGGACCCACGGGCAATCTCTGCCTCCAAGGCGGACGGGAAGGGCACGTTTAGGGTGCTGATGGAGACTCGGTTAAGGTACCACCCACAAGGATTTGGAGCTCTGGGCCTTGTCTCAGAACCGCTTCCAGCCTCTCCGGGCCACTCGTAGCCCTAACCCAGCCCAGCCACCCCGTTGCCCCGTGATCCCATTTCTCCCCTCGACCCAAGCCACCCCGGCCCATCCCCGCCTCCAGTCTCCCTTCAACTCTCTATTCTCTGCCCGCCCCAGGCACCCCGGCCATTCCTCTCCCCAACAGCCCCTGACCCGCCGGTCCGTTTGTCCCACCTCCTACTGCAGGCAGCCCCCAGCCCAATCCGCACTGCCCCTCGAGTAGGATACAATACGCATGGTCGGCTTCCCGGCCTTTGGGCCGGGGACCACGGGTCTCCGCCCAGCCCCAAAGAGTGCTGGGCCGGCGCGACACCCGGAGCTCCGTGGTCTGCAGCGGAAGCAGCACCCGTGCTGCGGAGTCCACTCCGGCAAACCCCGACACCCCGCCGGCCCTGGCTTTCCGCGCCACCCGCCCGGCTGCCTCCGCCTGCGCCCCCGCCAGCCTCCTGCATGGCTGCCGTGCTCCGCCTCCAACTGTACCCATGGGCTCCGGGCTCGGCGTCGCCCGCCCTCTCCGCAGGCGGCTGAGAAACTGCGGCTCCTTCCTGAAGCGCCGACCCCGCCCCGCGCGTCGACCCCGCCCCGCGCGTCGACCCCGCCCCGCGCGTCGACCCCGCCCCGCGCGTCGACCCCGCCCCGCGCGTCGACCCCGCCCCGCGCGTCGACCCCGCCCCGCGCGCCTGCGCAAACAGGTTCGGTGGAGCCGGCCGGCCGAGGGGGCGGTCTCCGTTGGCCGCAGAGAAAAGTCTCCCTTCCACAGttcggggcttcccttgtagctcagtgggtaaagaatctgcctgcaatgcaagagacccgggtttgatccctgggtcaggaagatcctctggaggaggaaatggcaacccactccagtattcctgcctggagaatcctatggacagaggagcctggtgggctatagttcgtggggtcgcaagagtcggacacaacttactgactaaaccacagagtcgggcacgactgagcgactaacactttctttcccaCAGCTCGGGCCATTCGCAAACTGCATGACTCGATTTTCGCTTCCCTTTTCTGTTCTCCTTCACGTTTTTGACAGTAACCTTATACGgcatttttaatcaaaaataagTTTTTGTGACATGAGATTTCTGATGGTGATAGGCctgttagttttctgttttcctcctttgtaaTCATAAGGAAGGGCATAAAGGTGAAGTAGGTTATCAAAGCCTGTTGGATCACCCCTCAAAATCCATCCTGAATCAGCCTACCCTCTCCCCCTTCATTGCTAGTCTCCACCGGTGGCCACCCTATCTCCCTGAACTCCttgaaaagctttcttttttcacatataattttatttgtttctgactgtgctgggtcttgcttgctgtgagggcttttctctagttgcagcaagtgggcttattgcagtggcttctcttgttggcggagctcaggctctagggcgtgtgggctctagagcacagtctcagtagttgtggtgggcttccctggtggttcagatggtaaagaatctgcctgcagtgcaggagacccgggtttgatccctgggtggggaagatcccttggagaagggaatggctacccacttcagtattcttgcctggagaatttcatggacagaggagcctggagtgggacacaacggagtgactactattttcacttttttttttttttcaccaggggagcccctttaACAGCTTTCTGACTAGTTTTATTCTATGCTTGCTCCTCTACatcctgttttccacagtagaatcagttcttaatttttttcttaatttttaatatatatcacATCATATCATGTCCCTTTTAAAGTACTAAAACAGTTTCCTGTTGTCTTTGAAACCAAAGACAAACTCCTTCCTGTAGCTTATAAAAGGCCTGTGTGACCCGGCTCAGGATTCCTCTACCTGCTTGCTTCCCTGCTCTGTGCAGCCTTTAGGGACTTCTCTCTGCTCCTGACTAAGGGTGGCCTGCCCCCATCCCTTTGgacttacttttcctttttggaagaCTGTCTCCAGACATTCCCGTGGCTGGTTCCTTCTTGTCATTAAGATCTAGTCTCCAGTGTCAACTCCAAGAGGCCTTTGGGATCACCAATCTAACATACTACCGCCAGGCACTCTTCATCACATTTGCCCATTTCAGTTTGCTGTATTTCTAATAATCTGAAATTATCAGTTTGTTCACTTCTATACTGTCATTGTATTGTCTCTGATATCTTTTCTGTGTAGTTTATGCAGTAGGTGGTTTGTTTCTTGTTGGATGAAACAGcattctgtgtgctcagtcgtgtctgactctgtgaccccatggactgcagcacaccaggcttccctgtccttcaccatctcccagagtttgctcaaactcatgtccattgtcagtcggtgatgccatccaaccatctcatcctctgtcgcccccttctcctcccctcaaaaACTCAGTGTCTTGGGCCTAGCAATGCCACATGTACCAGTTACTTCACAAATATGAaacaatatatacacaaaattacttcagttcagttcaattcagtggctcagttgtgtctgactctttgagaccccatggactgcagcacgccaggcctccctgtccatcaccaactcaaactcatgtccattgagtaggtgatgccatccaaccaccttatcctctgttacTTAGCGTAATATAAATAGTAATAGAAAACTATTGGACATGGACTTGGTGTCCACGtccattggacttccctggtggtccagtggttaagaatctacctgccaatgcagggacatgggttcgatccctggtctgggaagattccacatgctgtggggcaactaagccggtgcgccacaactactgagcccctgtgccacaaTGACTGAATCCCACGcaccctagaacccatgctccacaacaacagAAGTCATGGTAATGTGAAAGCCTTGCACTGtaactagagagagcccacgtgcagcaacaaagacccagcacagccaaaaattttaaaaaagaaaaaacagacagtCTTCGCGGAGAGTCGCCGCGGTTTCCTGCTTCAACAGTGCTTGAACGGAACCCGGCTGCTCGTCCCCCCCCCAGCCCCGGCAGGCTACTCAGAGCCAGCCCTCGTCACCACTTGACAACACCCTCCGACCGGCCCAAGGTCCCCGCCGCCGCTCCAGCGCAGCGCAGCCGTCGCCGTCGCCGCCACCGCCCCT is a genomic window containing:
- the LAGE3 gene encoding EKC/KEOPS complex subunit LAGE3, whose product is MRIGYEWPGEAGSGSETRPRAPNPCGWYLNRVSISTLNVPFPSALEAEIARGSLAPDAEPHRGAVGKELRVSGSVLAVCWRAEDCRLLRISIVNFLDQLSLVMRTMQRFGPLVAH